A window of the Neofelis nebulosa isolate mNeoNeb1 chromosome 13, mNeoNeb1.pri, whole genome shotgun sequence genome harbors these coding sequences:
- the BLOC1S2 gene encoding biogenesis of lysosome-related organelles complex 1 subunit 2, whose translation MAAATAAEDVPATQREEPVRDDAAVETAEEAKEPAEADITELCRDMFSKMATYLTGELTATSEDYKLLENMNKLTSLKYLEMKDIAINISRNLKDLNQKYAGLQPYLDQINVIEEQVAALEQAAYKLDAYSKKLEAKYKKLEKR comes from the exons ATGGCGGCGGCGACGGCTGCCGAGGATGTCCCGGCGACCCAAAGAGAGGAGCCTGTTCGAG ACGATGCCGCCGTGGAAACAGCTGAGGAAGCAAAGGAGCCGGCTGAAGCTGACATCACGGAGCTCTGCCGGGACATGTTCTCCAAAATGGCAACTTACCTGACTGGGGAACTGACGG CCACCAGCGAAGACTATAAGCTCctggaaaatatgaataaactaaCCAGCCTGAAGTATCTTGAAATGAAAgatattgctataaacattagtaGAAACTTAAAGGACTTAAACCAGAAGT ATGCTGGACTGCAGCCTTATCTGGATCAGATCAATGTAATTGAAGAACAGGTAGCAGCTCTCGAGCAGGCAGCCTACAAGTTGGATGCATATTCAAAAAAACTGg aAGCCAAGTACAAGAAGCTGGAGAAGCGATGA